The Halosimplex litoreum genome has a window encoding:
- a CDS encoding HAD-IIA family hydrolase has translation MSTEPDSERPFDGIRGVVLDLDGTVYRGDGVLPGVAEAVAALRDEGIAVCFCSNNPTKTPVEYVDRLDGMAIEADESEILPASTVTRDFLRDHHPAEPTYLLGSDSLGEYLRESGQRLVDDPREADVFVASWDERFDYDDMCEALAGVDEVTTFLGTDPDRTIPTAEGLVPGSGAVIGAVARTVGREPDRVLGKPSPEAAEDALARLGVPAEDCLVVGDRLDTDLRMGADHGMRTALVLTGVSTRTDAADSDVDPDAVLDSLADLPALLE, from the coding sequence ATGTCCACCGAACCCGACTCCGAGCGCCCGTTCGACGGGATCCGCGGCGTCGTCCTCGACCTCGACGGGACGGTCTACCGCGGCGACGGCGTCCTCCCCGGCGTCGCCGAGGCGGTCGCAGCCCTCCGAGACGAGGGGATCGCCGTCTGCTTCTGCTCGAACAACCCGACGAAGACGCCCGTCGAGTACGTCGACCGCCTCGACGGGATGGCCATCGAGGCCGACGAATCGGAGATCCTCCCCGCCTCGACGGTCACCCGCGATTTCCTCCGCGACCACCATCCGGCGGAGCCGACCTACCTCCTCGGATCGGACTCGCTGGGCGAGTACCTCCGCGAGTCCGGCCAACGGCTCGTCGACGACCCGCGAGAGGCCGACGTCTTCGTCGCCTCGTGGGACGAGCGGTTCGACTACGACGACATGTGCGAGGCTCTCGCCGGGGTCGACGAGGTGACGACCTTCCTCGGGACCGACCCCGATCGGACGATCCCGACGGCCGAGGGGCTGGTCCCCGGGTCCGGCGCGGTGATCGGCGCCGTCGCCCGCACGGTGGGCCGCGAGCCCGATCGAGTGCTCGGCAAGCCCTCGCCCGAAGCCGCCGAAGACGCCCTCGCTCGGCTGGGCGTCCCGGCCGAGGACTGTCTCGTCGTCGGCGACCGCCTCGACACGGATCTGCGGATGGGCGCCGACCACGGGATGCGTACGGCGTTGGTGTTGACCGGCGTCTCGACTCGGACCGACGCCGCCGACAGCGACGTCGACCCCGACGCCGTCCTCGATTCGCTGGCGGATCTGCCCGCGTTACTGGAGTGA
- a CDS encoding DJ-1/PfpI family protein has translation MTGKKLLLITGDFGEDYEVMVPFQALQAVGHEVDAVCPDKEAGETVKTAVHDFRGDQTYLEERGHDFELTATLDEVDPADYDGLVLPGGRAPEYIRNYDEVVDAVEHFFAEDKPVAAICHATQILVAADAVAGRTCTAYPALEADVRANGGEWAEGVVTDGNLVTAQAWPDHPGWIAAFLDVLGTDIQHGEPLTAD, from the coding sequence ATGACAGGCAAGAAGCTACTGCTCATCACCGGCGACTTCGGGGAGGACTACGAGGTAATGGTACCGTTCCAGGCGCTCCAGGCGGTCGGTCACGAGGTCGACGCCGTCTGTCCCGACAAGGAGGCGGGCGAGACGGTCAAGACCGCGGTCCACGACTTCCGGGGCGACCAGACGTATCTCGAAGAGCGGGGCCACGACTTCGAGTTGACGGCGACGCTCGACGAGGTCGACCCCGCCGACTACGACGGACTCGTCCTCCCGGGCGGGCGCGCCCCGGAGTACATCCGCAACTACGACGAAGTGGTCGACGCCGTCGAGCACTTCTTCGCCGAGGACAAGCCCGTGGCCGCCATCTGCCACGCGACGCAGATCCTCGTCGCCGCCGACGCCGTCGCGGGGCGGACCTGCACCGCCTACCCCGCGCTGGAGGCCGACGTGCGCGCCAACGGCGGCGAGTGGGCCGAGGGCGTCGTCACCGACGGCAACCTCGTCACCGCCCAGGCGTGGCCGGATCATCCGGGATGGATCGCCGCGTTCCTCGACGTGCTCGGCACGGACATCCAGCACGGTGAGCCGCTCACCGCGGACTGA
- a CDS encoding PQQ-dependent sugar dehydrogenase, with amino-acid sequence MTEERLTRRRALAVSGLALTGGLAGCGSDSNGDGAGGDPSSPDGTATDGSPATTDAPGGRTATADGDGTAAGTAAFEDLTVRAERVASGFTSPLALAIPREGRRFIVDQAGQIYLQEDGSLREEPFLDVSDRMVDVSGYSEQGLLGLAFHPKFADNGRFFVRYSAPAREWVPGDFSHTFVLSEFRAEPGAATADPESERVVMEVAEPQGNHNAGAIAFGPDGYLYVATGDGGRSNDQGAGHVSDWYDAVDGGNGQDVTENLLGSMLRIDVDTDATTGTPTGGDGGGDTAGSDGPARNYAIPDDNPLVGSDGLDEQYAWGFRNPWRFSFGPDGRLFVGDVGQGAWEEVSVVERGGNYGWNVKEGTHCFRADDCPDESPRGRPLRDPVIEYPHGGADVSGIAVVGGYLYDGDAIPGLRGRYLFADWRAGGRLFAARETDEGLWPTTTVSVESDEQFGPMVLSFGRNPAGELFVCTSASGQVSGESGAVYRLTGA; translated from the coding sequence ATGACCGAGGAGAGACTGACGCGACGACGCGCGCTCGCGGTGAGCGGACTGGCACTGACCGGTGGTCTGGCGGGCTGTGGAAGCGACTCGAACGGCGACGGGGCGGGGGGTGACCCGTCGAGTCCCGACGGCACCGCGACGGACGGATCGCCGGCGACGACCGACGCCCCGGGCGGCCGGACGGCGACCGCCGACGGAGACGGGACGGCCGCCGGGACGGCGGCGTTCGAAGACCTGACCGTCCGGGCCGAACGGGTCGCTTCGGGGTTCACGTCCCCGTTGGCGCTCGCGATCCCTCGGGAGGGTCGGCGATTTATCGTCGACCAGGCCGGCCAGATCTACCTCCAGGAGGACGGGAGCCTGCGCGAGGAGCCGTTCCTCGACGTGTCCGACCGGATGGTCGACGTGAGCGGCTACAGCGAGCAAGGGCTGCTCGGACTCGCCTTCCACCCGAAGTTCGCCGACAACGGCCGGTTTTTCGTCCGCTACAGCGCGCCGGCCCGCGAGTGGGTGCCCGGCGACTTCTCTCACACGTTCGTCCTCTCGGAGTTTCGCGCCGAGCCGGGTGCGGCGACCGCCGACCCCGAGTCCGAGCGGGTAGTCATGGAGGTCGCCGAGCCGCAGGGCAACCACAACGCCGGCGCGATCGCCTTCGGCCCGGACGGCTACCTCTACGTCGCGACCGGCGACGGCGGTCGCTCGAACGACCAGGGTGCGGGTCACGTCTCCGACTGGTACGACGCCGTCGACGGCGGCAACGGCCAGGACGTCACCGAGAACCTGCTCGGGAGCATGCTCCGGATCGACGTGGACACCGACGCCACGACGGGGACGCCGACGGGCGGAGACGGCGGCGGCGATACCGCTGGCTCGGACGGACCGGCCCGAAACTACGCGATCCCCGACGACAACCCGCTCGTGGGGAGCGACGGTCTCGACGAGCAGTACGCCTGGGGCTTCCGGAACCCCTGGCGGTTCTCCTTCGGACCCGACGGCCGGCTGTTCGTCGGCGACGTGGGCCAGGGCGCCTGGGAGGAGGTCTCGGTCGTCGAGCGCGGTGGTAACTACGGCTGGAACGTAAAAGAGGGGACGCACTGTTTCCGGGCCGACGACTGTCCGGACGAGAGTCCACGCGGTCGGCCACTCCGGGACCCCGTGATCGAGTATCCCCACGGCGGCGCAGACGTGAGCGGGATCGCCGTCGTCGGCGGCTATCTCTACGACGGCGACGCGATACCCGGCCTCCGCGGCCGCTATCTCTTCGCCGACTGGCGGGCCGGCGGACGGCTGTTCGCCGCCCGCGAGACCGACGAGGGGCTGTGGCCGACGACGACGGTGTCGGTCGAGTCGGACGAACAGTTCGGCCCGATGGTGCTCTCGTTCGGCCGGAATCCGGCGGGGGAGCTGTTCGTCTGTACGAGCGCGAGCGGACAGGTATCCGGCGAGAGCGGCGCCGTGTACCGACTGACGGGTGCGTAG
- a CDS encoding MTH865 family protein — protein MVDRQDLREQFTEAFEGADYPISSPMDLVPALPNGPGTKFESGDFSMTAMELNTKLGSGNFPYDSVDAFVDDVMEQLDDQDLL, from the coding sequence ATGGTTGACAGGCAAGACCTGCGCGAGCAGTTCACCGAGGCGTTCGAGGGCGCGGACTATCCGATCTCCAGTCCGATGGATCTGGTACCGGCGCTGCCGAACGGTCCGGGGACGAAGTTCGAGTCCGGCGACTTCTCCATGACGGCCATGGAGCTCAACACGAAGCTCGGCAGCGGCAACTTCCCCTACGACAGCGTCGACGCGTTCGTCGACGACGTCATGGAGCAACTCGACGACCAGGACCTGCTCTGA
- a CDS encoding metal-dependent hydrolase codes for MYKTGHYGAALLVYAPVGGALLVAGFDAAALVGGAVVVALSGLPDVDQRIPFVEHRGPTHTVGFLVLVGLAVGAAGAAVGGAVPAEQAFLSGDAVTWAVAVASGGTAALGAFGFLLGSLAVASHLLADALTPMGITPFRPLSDAHYTISLTRADNAVANYLLLGIGVAVTVATVLVTGG; via the coding sequence ATGTACAAGACGGGTCACTACGGGGCCGCGCTGCTCGTCTACGCACCGGTCGGCGGCGCGCTGCTGGTCGCCGGGTTCGACGCCGCGGCGCTGGTCGGCGGCGCCGTCGTCGTCGCCCTCTCGGGGCTTCCAGACGTGGACCAGCGGATCCCGTTCGTCGAACACCGCGGGCCCACGCACACCGTCGGATTCCTCGTCCTCGTCGGGCTCGCCGTCGGTGCCGCCGGCGCCGCGGTCGGGGGAGCGGTCCCGGCCGAGCAAGCGTTCCTGTCCGGGGACGCGGTCACGTGGGCAGTAGCGGTCGCGTCCGGCGGGACGGCGGCGCTGGGGGCGTTCGGCTTCCTCCTCGGGTCGCTCGCGGTCGCCTCGCACCTGCTGGCCGACGCGCTGACGCCGATGGGTATCACACCGTTCCGGCCGCTCTCGGACGCTCACTACACGATATCGCTGACTCGGGCGGACAACGCGGTGGCGAACTACCTGCTGCTGGGGATCGGAGTCGCGGTGACGGTCGCGACGGTGTTGGTCACCGGCGGATAG
- a CDS encoding peroxidase-related enzyme (This protein belongs to a clade of uncharacterized proteins related to peroxidases such as the alkylhydroperoxidase AhpD.) has protein sequence MSDPAMTRFPVPDVDELPDDLQERIAEEEADAGFVPNVFLAYAYRPSQFRAFFQYYDALVEHTELDRAEIEMIIVAVSGANDCLYCNVAHGALARIYADDPQIAEQLASNHRTADVSEARRAMLDFAVKLTENQAEIGEDDFERLRQHGYSQRAIWDIGSVTAFFNLSNRMAHLADMRPNDEFYDLGR, from the coding sequence ATGAGCGACCCAGCGATGACGCGGTTCCCGGTCCCCGACGTGGACGAACTGCCCGACGACCTCCAAGAGCGCATCGCCGAGGAGGAGGCCGACGCTGGCTTCGTCCCGAACGTCTTCCTCGCGTACGCCTACCGGCCGTCGCAGTTCCGGGCCTTCTTCCAGTACTACGACGCGCTTGTCGAGCACACCGAGCTGGACCGCGCCGAGATCGAGATGATAATCGTCGCCGTCAGCGGCGCCAACGACTGCCTGTACTGCAACGTCGCCCACGGCGCGCTCGCCCGGATCTACGCCGACGACCCCCAGATCGCCGAGCAACTGGCGAGCAACCACCGCACCGCGGACGTCTCCGAGGCGCGACGGGCGATGCTCGATTTCGCCGTGAAACTGACCGAGAACCAAGCCGAGATCGGCGAAGACGACTTCGAACGGCTGCGCCAACACGGGTACTCGCAGCGGGCGATCTGGGACATCGGCAGTGTCACCGCCTTCTTCAACCTCTCCAACCGGATGGCCCACCTCGCGGACATGCGACCGAACGACGAGTTCTACGACCTCGGCCGCTGA
- a CDS encoding metal-dependent transcriptional regulator yields the protein MLSAKMEDYLKAIYELQREGEEPVATSHIAELLDVTAPTATSMMEKLEDRGLVEREKYKGVRLTPEGETVALEVVRHHRLLETYLTEELGYDWAEVHDEADRLEHHISETFERRVAEMLDDPTVDPHGDPIPTDALDPVDETAGETLDDCAEGETVVVRRVRDRDSEELAYLDEAGITPGTELVVEEVAPIGMVTVALAEAGGTVSLPEGVAGTIFVGAPEEPTESASGAA from the coding sequence ATGCTCAGCGCCAAGATGGAGGATTACCTGAAGGCGATCTACGAGCTCCAGCGCGAGGGCGAGGAGCCGGTCGCCACCTCGCACATCGCGGAGTTGCTGGACGTGACGGCGCCGACGGCGACCAGCATGATGGAGAAGCTGGAGGACCGGGGGCTCGTGGAGCGCGAGAAGTACAAGGGCGTCCGGCTGACGCCCGAGGGGGAGACCGTGGCGCTGGAAGTGGTCCGTCACCACCGGCTGCTGGAGACGTATCTCACCGAGGAGCTGGGCTACGACTGGGCGGAGGTCCACGACGAGGCCGACCGGCTCGAACACCACATCAGCGAGACCTTCGAGCGACGAGTCGCCGAGATGCTCGACGACCCGACCGTCGACCCCCACGGCGACCCGATACCGACCGACGCCCTCGACCCCGTCGACGAGACCGCAGGCGAGACGCTCGACGACTGCGCCGAGGGCGAGACTGTCGTCGTCCGGCGGGTCCGCGACCGCGACTCCGAGGAACTGGCCTACCTCGACGAGGCCGGCATCACGCCCGGAACCGAACTCGTCGTCGAGGAGGTCGCACCCATCGGGATGGTGACCGTCGCGCTCGCCGAAGCCGGGGGGACCGTCTCGCTGCCGGAGGGCGTCGCCGGGACCATCTTCGTCGGCGCACCGGAGGAGCCGACCGAGAGCGCGAGCGGCGCGGCCTGA
- a CDS encoding AsnC family transcriptional regulator has product MRDLDDTDRTILDLLLDDARRSWRDIADAVDLSPPAVADRVERLEDVGVIRGFTLDVDRSKLREGAPVLVTLNVTPRAASAVADALGEADPVEHVFTTAEERVVFTATVPEGDVLSLLESTVVMDDVRDYEVSLLSDRSWNPSVAEAELALTCDECGNTVTPEGESRELDGETYHFCCESCEGSFVEMYEELRAGAEG; this is encoded by the coding sequence ATGCGCGACCTCGACGACACCGACCGGACGATCCTCGACCTCCTGCTTGACGACGCGCGTCGCTCCTGGCGCGACATCGCCGACGCCGTCGACCTGTCGCCGCCGGCGGTCGCCGACCGCGTCGAACGCCTCGAAGACGTGGGCGTCATCCGCGGGTTCACACTCGACGTCGACCGCTCGAAGCTCCGCGAGGGCGCGCCCGTTCTGGTGACGCTGAACGTGACCCCCCGAGCGGCATCGGCGGTCGCCGACGCGCTGGGCGAGGCCGACCCCGTCGAGCACGTCTTCACCACCGCCGAGGAGCGCGTCGTCTTCACCGCCACCGTCCCCGAGGGCGACGTGCTCTCGCTGCTCGAATCGACGGTCGTGATGGATGACGTGCGCGACTACGAGGTGTCGTTGCTGTCGGATCGGTCGTGGAATCCCTCCGTCGCCGAGGCCGAACTCGCGCTGACCTGCGACGAGTGCGGCAACACCGTCACCCCCGAGGGCGAGAGCCGCGAACTCGACGGCGAGACCTACCACTTCTGCTGTGAGTCCTGCGAGGGTTCCTTCGTCGAGATGTACGAGGAACTACGAGCGGGCGCCGAAGGCTGA
- a CDS encoding methyltransferase, which translates to MTARREPLVLGSRTDAGPDRFTFHTADGVPDADSFCPGELLALEALWDRDCGRLRTVGARYGVVGVVLAERAERVEMSTPSARAAARCERNTAENDVDATVELATGLASVDGPVAREFDTVAFVPEPYTPIEVGIRRLRSALASLASDGTLYLAAKPEAGLGRYEDALAGAAATVEAAAERSGWTLLRATGSRSADGGRPDPPFGRIETTVAGVDLTFATAPGLFAAGELDRGTRLLAETATVADGDRVLDLCCGYGPLAAYAGRVADCDVWATDDDALATAAAERTLAASGVDGRVVTADCTAGVADRRFDTVCCNPPTHAGHGVLADLFRGAADVLASGGRCWVVHHRALDLDGSLAAFERVETVATGEEHVVRLARR; encoded by the coding sequence ATGACCGCCCGCCGGGAGCCGCTCGTCCTCGGCTCGCGCACCGACGCCGGCCCGGACCGGTTCACGTTCCACACCGCCGATGGCGTCCCCGATGCCGACTCGTTCTGCCCCGGCGAGCTGCTCGCGCTCGAAGCCCTGTGGGACCGCGACTGCGGCCGACTCCGGACGGTCGGCGCTCGCTACGGCGTCGTCGGGGTCGTCCTCGCCGAACGCGCCGAGCGAGTCGAGATGTCGACTCCCAGCGCTCGTGCGGCGGCGCGCTGCGAGCGCAACACCGCCGAGAACGACGTCGACGCGACCGTCGAACTCGCGACCGGTCTCGCCTCGGTCGACGGTCCGGTCGCCCGCGAGTTCGACACCGTCGCTTTCGTTCCCGAACCGTACACCCCGATCGAGGTGGGGATCCGTCGTCTCCGCTCCGCGCTCGCGTCGCTCGCGAGCGACGGCACCCTCTATCTCGCCGCGAAGCCCGAGGCGGGACTCGGACGATACGAGGACGCCCTCGCCGGTGCCGCGGCGACCGTCGAGGCGGCCGCCGAACGCAGCGGCTGGACGCTCCTGCGCGCGACCGGATCGCGGAGCGCCGACGGTGGCCGCCCCGACCCACCGTTCGGCCGGATCGAGACGACCGTCGCCGGGGTCGACCTGACGTTCGCCACCGCACCGGGACTGTTCGCGGCCGGCGAACTCGACCGCGGGACGCGCCTGCTCGCGGAGACCGCGACGGTCGCGGACGGCGACAGGGTGCTGGATCTGTGCTGCGGCTACGGCCCGCTCGCGGCCTACGCGGGTCGGGTCGCCGACTGCGACGTGTGGGCGACCGACGACGACGCGCTCGCGACCGCGGCCGCCGAGCGGACGCTCGCCGCGAGCGGCGTCGACGGTCGGGTCGTAACCGCCGACTGCACCGCCGGCGTCGCCGACCGGAGGTTCGACACCGTCTGCTGCAATCCGCCGACGCACGCCGGGCACGGCGTGCTCGCAGATCTGTTCCGCGGCGCGGCCGACGTGCTCGCGAGCGGCGGCCGCTGCTGGGTCGTCCACCACCGCGCGCTCGATCTCGACGGTTCGCTCGCCGCCTTCGAGCGCGTCGAGACGGTCGCGACCGGTGAGGAGCACGTCGTCCGACTCGCGCGACGCTGA